A genomic region of Nostoc sp. UHCC 0702 contains the following coding sequences:
- a CDS encoding NAD(P)/FAD-dependent oxidoreductase, with the protein MLPLKIVVIGGGAAGFFGAIACAKANPEAQVTLIEASRQPLAKVLISGGGRCNVTHACFEGAGLVQNYPRGGKALRGAFSRFQAKDTVTWFALHGVPLKTEADGRMFPITDSSETVVNCLMKAAKAALVELCTGTPVVWVKRLPSNEFEIILKSGEIKKCDRLLLATGSNPVGYKIAQEFGHQIQPPVPSLFTFNISDPHLRALAGVSVNPVRLRLSVPEKPQLEQTGPLLITHWGLSGPAVLKLSAWGARLLHENRYQATLSINWLPDLQHEVVREKILAVKTEWANKAIALHRGVDLPHRLWQYIIARAGITMEDRWAGLSNKTLNRLVQELTQGQHLITGKGVFKEEFVTCGGVNLKEVDFKTMESKLVAGLYFAGEILDIDGITGGFNFQSAWTTAYLAGNAMGTS; encoded by the coding sequence TTGTTGCCGTTAAAAATTGTAGTTATTGGGGGTGGGGCTGCGGGATTTTTTGGCGCGATCGCTTGTGCTAAAGCCAATCCTGAAGCTCAAGTTACCTTAATCGAAGCTAGTCGTCAACCACTGGCTAAAGTTCTGATTTCTGGTGGAGGACGCTGCAATGTCACTCATGCTTGCTTTGAAGGAGCTGGGTTAGTACAAAATTACCCCAGAGGAGGAAAAGCTTTAAGAGGTGCTTTTAGCCGCTTTCAAGCTAAAGATACAGTAACTTGGTTTGCTCTCCACGGAGTACCACTGAAAACTGAAGCTGATGGGCGGATGTTTCCGATTACAGATAGTTCAGAAACCGTAGTGAACTGTTTAATGAAGGCGGCTAAAGCGGCTTTAGTAGAACTTTGTACAGGAACACCCGTTGTTTGGGTGAAGCGACTACCCAGCAATGAATTTGAGATTATTCTCAAGTCGGGGGAGATTAAAAAATGCGATCGCTTGCTTTTGGCTACAGGCAGCAATCCGGTGGGTTATAAAATAGCTCAAGAGTTTGGTCATCAAATACAACCGCCTGTCCCTTCACTATTTACCTTTAACATTTCTGACCCACATCTGAGGGCATTAGCGGGAGTTAGCGTTAACCCTGTGCGGTTGCGGTTGTCTGTTCCAGAAAAGCCCCAACTAGAACAAACCGGGCCATTGTTAATTACCCATTGGGGTTTGAGTGGCCCAGCTGTGCTAAAGCTTTCTGCTTGGGGTGCAAGACTTTTGCATGAAAACCGCTATCAAGCGACATTATCAATCAATTGGCTGCCCGATTTGCAGCATGAAGTTGTGCGGGAAAAAATCTTAGCAGTGAAGACTGAATGGGCAAACAAAGCGATCGCACTGCATCGGGGAGTTGACCTGCCCCACCGCCTTTGGCAATATATTATTGCCCGTGCAGGTATTACTATGGAAGACCGCTGGGCAGGACTATCTAACAAAACATTAAATCGGCTAGTACAAGAACTGACTCAGGGACAACATCTAATCACTGGAAAAGGAGTTTTTAAAGAAGAATTTGTGACTTGTGGTGGTGTCAACCTCAAAGAGGTGGACTTCAAGACGATGGAAAGTAAATTAGTTGCTGGTCTTTACTTTGCCGGAGAAATCTTGGATATTGACGGCATTACTGGTGGTTTTAACTTCCAAAGTGCTTGGACAACAGCGTATTTAGCCGGTAACGCAATGGGAACTAGTTAG
- a CDS encoding rubredoxin, which yields MEIYVCSVCGYEYDPEVGDPDSGIEPGTPFEEIPEDWVCPVCGATKDQFEPAQV from the coding sequence ATGGAAATTTATGTATGTAGCGTTTGTGGCTATGAATATGACCCAGAAGTAGGTGATCCCGATAGCGGCATAGAACCGGGAACACCCTTTGAAGAAATACCAGAGGATTGGGTGTGTCCAGTTTGCGGCGCGACAAAAGATCAATTTGAACCAGCCCAAGTGTAA
- a CDS encoding cyclase, whose protein sequence is MSVSSISDPIIVGADMALSHDQQKLLMQGEILVQTQSHTAWGGAVTACMYLPLVRSQVWQQLTDYPRWVQYFPDITKSEVVHKGEVKRLYQVAQKAFLFFTAQVEIYLNVVEVLGQKIQFRMEKGTFLDFSANVDLKDCGNGTLLAYNVQATPNIPVPSIFIQQAMNFELPANMRKMRQVLCKVQ, encoded by the coding sequence ATGTCTGTGTCTTCTATTTCAGATCCAATTATCGTAGGTGCGGATATGGCTTTGAGTCATGACCAGCAAAAACTGCTGATGCAGGGTGAAATTTTGGTGCAAACACAATCGCATACCGCTTGGGGTGGTGCTGTTACAGCTTGTATGTATTTACCGCTAGTGCGATCGCAGGTATGGCAGCAACTAACTGATTACCCTCGTTGGGTACAATATTTTCCTGACATCACCAAAAGTGAAGTAGTACATAAAGGTGAAGTTAAGCGCCTGTATCAAGTAGCACAAAAGGCTTTTTTGTTTTTCACGGCGCAAGTCGAAATTTACCTCAATGTTGTAGAAGTCCTTGGGCAAAAAATTCAATTCCGCATGGAGAAAGGGACTTTTCTCGACTTTAGTGCCAATGTAGATCTCAAAGATTGTGGCAATGGCACTTTGCTGGCGTATAATGTGCAAGCTACACCTAATATTCCCGTACCTTCAATTTTTATTCAACAAGCGATGAACTTTGAGTTGCCTGCAAATATGCGTAAAATGCGACAAGTTCTGTGTAAGGTTCAATAA
- a CDS encoding DUF924 domain-containing protein — protein sequence MTQAKAILEFWFGHPQEIDYGKPKPYWFKKTPEFDQKLRDLFLEDYQKAAAGYLDDWIDSPESCLALILLLDQFPRNVFRGTPDAFATDWEALSAAQHAVAQGYDHELLPVQCWFLYLPFEHSENLDHQRQCVKLFERLCNDPDSGEVIKYAVRHMEIIERFGRFPHRNSILGRTSTPEEKEFLKQPGSSF from the coding sequence ATGACACAGGCAAAAGCTATTTTGGAATTTTGGTTTGGTCATCCTCAAGAAATAGATTATGGCAAACCAAAGCCTTACTGGTTTAAGAAAACACCAGAATTTGATCAGAAACTGCGAGATTTGTTTCTTGAAGATTACCAAAAAGCAGCAGCAGGATATCTAGACGACTGGATAGATTCACCTGAATCCTGCTTGGCGCTGATTCTGCTGCTAGATCAGTTTCCCCGAAATGTTTTTCGTGGCACTCCTGATGCCTTTGCTACCGACTGGGAAGCACTTTCAGCAGCCCAACACGCCGTAGCACAAGGCTATGACCACGAATTATTGCCTGTGCAGTGCTGGTTTCTCTACCTACCCTTTGAACACAGTGAAAACCTAGATCATCAGCGACAGTGTGTGAAGTTATTTGAACGACTCTGTAACGATCCTGATAGTGGTGAAGTTATTAAGTATGCAGTTCGCCACATGGAAATCATTGAGCGTTTTGGACGCTTCCCTCATCGCAATAGCATTTTAGGGCGTACCTCAACCCCAGAGGAAAAAGAATTTTTGAAACAGCCTGGTTCCTCATTTTAG
- a CDS encoding cupin-like domain-containing protein, with protein MNITVENKLAQTSGKKIERLHKPTPEEFKRATHSYSQPVIITGKIAEWKAFFLWSIDYLNTVVGDKEIIASVSQNKVFGYDQGESSYPNIKMLFREFTDWIVQGKKGDQSYYLQQHTIDIFFPELYPDIETPDYIPKKLLAQSNLWIGTGDNITPLHWDAAQNLLCQVRGRKRVLLFEPKQTPFLYPASVHSKTPHISHLNSIDKPDFEKFPKFQKAKYTECLLEQGEMLFIPTYWWHQVYSLDQLNIAANFWWYGNFQHYLAPQGRRFLLQRPIMFWYLFKELARALWRNKIS; from the coding sequence ATGAATATCACTGTAGAAAATAAATTGGCTCAAACTTCAGGAAAAAAAATTGAACGTCTTCATAAACCTACACCAGAGGAGTTTAAACGTGCAACTCACTCCTATAGTCAACCAGTGATCATTACTGGGAAAATCGCTGAATGGAAAGCTTTTTTTTTATGGTCAATTGATTATTTAAATACTGTTGTGGGTGACAAAGAAATTATTGCCAGCGTTTCTCAAAACAAAGTATTCGGCTATGATCAAGGAGAGAGTAGTTACCCTAACATAAAAATGCTGTTTAGGGAGTTCACGGATTGGATTGTCCAGGGGAAAAAAGGTGACCAATCCTATTATCTTCAACAACATACAATTGATATCTTCTTTCCAGAACTATATCCAGATATTGAAACCCCAGATTACATTCCTAAAAAGTTATTAGCGCAGTCAAATCTTTGGATAGGTACTGGTGATAATATCACACCATTGCATTGGGATGCAGCACAAAATTTGTTATGTCAGGTGCGTGGCCGAAAGCGGGTTTTGCTGTTTGAACCAAAACAAACTCCTTTTCTATATCCTGCTTCCGTGCATTCAAAAACACCACACATTAGTCACTTAAATAGTATTGACAAACCTGACTTTGAGAAATTTCCTAAATTTCAAAAAGCAAAATATACAGAGTGTTTGCTGGAACAAGGTGAAATGCTTTTCATTCCAACCTATTGGTGGCATCAAGTTTACTCTCTGGATCAGCTAAATATTGCTGCTAATTTCTGGTGGTACGGCAATTTTCAACACTATTTGGCACCACAAGGAAGGCGATTTTTGTTACAAAGACCTATAATGTTTTGGTATCTTTTCAAGGAGTTAGCAAGAGCCTTGTGGCGAAATAAAATATCCTGA